The following are from one region of the Pygocentrus nattereri isolate fPygNat1 chromosome 20, fPygNat1.pri, whole genome shotgun sequence genome:
- the LOC119261866 gene encoding xenotropic and polytropic retrovirus receptor 1 homolog, translating to MEVNAYLYLWAVATCLSVLVTISWDLRMDWGLLQGNGLLKEELVYSREVYYYAAMLADVLLRISWAINILLAQMKDSAAASTASAVLALLEVLRRSMWNLFRLENEHLKNCEQCRAVRDFEFPSRTVNMPEQFLQEKLMDQDELDNTEPNTSTSHHKPTCLPFRYLRPAVEETNLPIQSPKMEPAPFP from the exons ATGGAGGTCAATGCGTATCTGTATCTGTGGGCTGTGGCTACCTGTTTGAGTGTGTTAGTGACTATCAGCTGGGACCTAAGGATGGACTGGGGACTGCTACAAGGGAATGGCCTCCTGAAAGAAGAGCTTGTCTACTCAAGAGAA GTGTACTACTATGCAGCCATGTTAGCAGATGTGCTACTGCGGATCTCCTGGGCTATAAATATCCTCCTAGCTCAGATGAAGGATTCAGCTGCTGCTTCTACTGCTAGTGCTGTACTGGCTCTGCTGGAGGTCCTCAG GCGTTCTATGTGGAACCTCTTTCGGCTGGAGAATGAGCACCTAAAAAACTGTGAACAGTGTCGAGCTGTTCGTGATTTTGAGTTCCCTAGCAGGACAGTAAACATGCCAGAGCAGTTCCTCCAAGAGAAGCTGATGGACCAGGATGAGCTAGATAACACTGAACCCAACACCAGTACCTCACATCATAAACCAACTTGTTTACCATTCAGATATTTAAG ACCAGCCGTTGAGGAGACAAACTTACCCATACAGAGCCCAAAGATGGAGCCAGCACCATTTCCATGA
- the LOC108423593 gene encoding nucleus accumbens-associated protein 2 isoform X2: MSQLLHMEIPNFGSAVLDSLNEQRLLGQHCDVAIMVNGQAFKAHRAVLAASSLYFRDLFSDSSQALFELPSSVAPSCFQQILSFCYTGRMTVTASDQLMVMYTAGYLQIQNIVERGMDLMFKANAPFCDSQTSAADDPPSPNNNNNNSALLLGDQPTAVCKIKEEKLETPVCAQSGELKQPEDDVKGLRSRSSRGSTLFYTSGVGNGTLSMVHPYEHSSRDHSSPGASSLPTTDSPTSHQNEEEDFEDDSYDNLTSGKIYSVSAGLYGMHEKMEVSSLPPSLESRFCVLLGGDREALPAGLISQIGYRCHPALYTEGDPGERLELIAGSGVFMTRGQLMNCHLCAGVKHKVLLRRLLAAFFDRNTLADSCGTGIRSSNCDPNRKPLDSRILNTVKLYCQNFAPNFKESEMNVIAADMCTNARRVRKRWLPKIKSMLPEAIEAYRGSVVLGQVDGVAQPSPSFPFESDFKHLAQSNLTLEQHLYGDCRETLRNGHFPGAAIEDRASTETGKAADPLRARPVDSPEDMPARHVEGSERAGTVLTLNPASKRAEGDGACSSPKSQPEEHSGERPLVEDQ, from the exons ATGTCTCAGCTCCTGCACATGGAGATCCCCAACTTTGGCAGCGCGGTGCTGGACAGCCTAAACGAACAACGGCTGCTGGGCCAACACTGCGATGTGGCCATCATGGTCAATGGTCAGGCCTTCAAGGCCCACCGGGCCGTGCTGGCCGCCAGCAGCCTCTACTTCCGTGACCTCTTCAGTGACAGCAGTCAGGCCCTGTTTGAGCTGCCCTCTTCTGTGGCGCCGTCTTGCTTCCAGCAGATCCTGTCCTTCTGCTACACGGGCAGGATGACGGTGACAGCCAGCGACCAGCTGATGGTCATGTACACGGCGGGTTACCTTCAGATCCAAAACATCGTGGAGCGTGGCATGGACCTGATGTTCAAGGCCAATGCTCCATTCTGCGACTCGCAGACGTCTGCGGCGGATGATCCCCCCAGCccgaacaacaacaacaacaactccgCTCTGTTGCTAGGCGACCAGCCCACGGCCGTCTGCAAAATCAAGGAAGAGAAGCTGGAGACCCCGGTGTGTGCTCAGAGCGGGGAGCTCAAGCAACCCGAGGACGACGTCAAGGGACTCAGGAGCAGGTCTTCCAGGGGCAGCACGCTTTTCTACACCAGCGGGGTGGGGAACGGGACCCTGAGCATGGTCCACCCATACGAGCACTCGTCCAGAGACCACTCCAGCCCTGGGGCGTCCAGCCTGCCCACCACTGACAGCCCCACATCCCATCAGAACGAGGAGGAGGACTTTGAAGATGACTCATACGACAACCTCACCAGTGGGAAGATCTACAGTGTCTCGGCTGGTCTCTATGGCA TGCACGAGAAGATGGAGGTGTCCTCCCTGCCTCCGTCCCTGGAGAGCCGTTTCTGTGTGCTGCTCGGAGGGGACAGGGAGGCTTTGCCTGCCGGACTTATCAGCCAGATCGGCTACCGCTGCCACCCAGCACTATACACAGAGGGAGATCCAGGAGAGAGACTGGAGCTGATTGCAG GATCTGGTGTATTTATGACACGTGGGCAGCTGATGAATTGCCACTTGTGCGCCGGGGTCAAGCACAAAGTCCTGCTCCGGCGCCTCCTTGCTGCATTTTTTGACAG GAACACACTGGCAGACAGCTGTGGAACAGGCATCCGCTCTTCCAACTGTGATCCAAATCGCAAACCACTGGATAGCCGCATACTGAACACAGTCAAAC TCTACTGTCAGAACTTTGCCCCCAACTTCAAGGAGAGTGAAATGAACGTGATTGCCGCAGATATGTGCACCAACGCCCGAAGGGTCCGTAAGCGCTGGCTGCCCAAGATCAAGTCCATGCTCCCTGAGGCTATTGAGGCATACCGGGGCTCTGTGGTGCTTGGCCAGGTGGACGGAGTGGCCCAGCCAAGCCCTTCCTTCCCCTTTGAGTCTGACTTCAAACACCTGGCCCAGTCCAACCTGACTCTGGAGCAGCATCTCTATGGAGACTgcagagagacactgagaaatGGTCACTTCCCTGGAGCAGCCATAGAGGATAGAGCCAGCACGGAGACGGGCAAAGCTGCTGACCCGCTGCGAGCACGGCCTGTGGACAGCCCAGAGGACATGCCGGCGAGGCATGTGGAGGGCTCAGAGAGAGCGGGAACTGTTCTCACCCTCAACCCGGCCAGCAAGAGAGCGGAAGGGGACGGAGCATGCAGCAGCCCCAAAAGCCAGCCAGAAGAACACAGCGGAGAGAGACCCCTGGTAGAAGACCAGTGA
- the LOC108423593 gene encoding nucleus accumbens-associated protein 2 isoform X1 → MRCPPGKSSLYVLWRSEANVMSQLLHMEIPNFGSAVLDSLNEQRLLGQHCDVAIMVNGQAFKAHRAVLAASSLYFRDLFSDSSQALFELPSSVAPSCFQQILSFCYTGRMTVTASDQLMVMYTAGYLQIQNIVERGMDLMFKANAPFCDSQTSAADDPPSPNNNNNNSALLLGDQPTAVCKIKEEKLETPVCAQSGELKQPEDDVKGLRSRSSRGSTLFYTSGVGNGTLSMVHPYEHSSRDHSSPGASSLPTTDSPTSHQNEEEDFEDDSYDNLTSGKIYSVSAGLYGMHEKMEVSSLPPSLESRFCVLLGGDREALPAGLISQIGYRCHPALYTEGDPGERLELIAGSGVFMTRGQLMNCHLCAGVKHKVLLRRLLAAFFDRNTLADSCGTGIRSSNCDPNRKPLDSRILNTVKLYCQNFAPNFKESEMNVIAADMCTNARRVRKRWLPKIKSMLPEAIEAYRGSVVLGQVDGVAQPSPSFPFESDFKHLAQSNLTLEQHLYGDCRETLRNGHFPGAAIEDRASTETGKAADPLRARPVDSPEDMPARHVEGSERAGTVLTLNPASKRAEGDGACSSPKSQPEEHSGERPLVEDQ, encoded by the exons ATGAG ATGCCCACCTGGAAAGTCCTCTCTCTACGTCCTGTGGAGATCTGAAGCCAACGTGATGTCTCAGCTCCTGCACATGGAGATCCCCAACTTTGGCAGCGCGGTGCTGGACAGCCTAAACGAACAACGGCTGCTGGGCCAACACTGCGATGTGGCCATCATGGTCAATGGTCAGGCCTTCAAGGCCCACCGGGCCGTGCTGGCCGCCAGCAGCCTCTACTTCCGTGACCTCTTCAGTGACAGCAGTCAGGCCCTGTTTGAGCTGCCCTCTTCTGTGGCGCCGTCTTGCTTCCAGCAGATCCTGTCCTTCTGCTACACGGGCAGGATGACGGTGACAGCCAGCGACCAGCTGATGGTCATGTACACGGCGGGTTACCTTCAGATCCAAAACATCGTGGAGCGTGGCATGGACCTGATGTTCAAGGCCAATGCTCCATTCTGCGACTCGCAGACGTCTGCGGCGGATGATCCCCCCAGCccgaacaacaacaacaacaactccgCTCTGTTGCTAGGCGACCAGCCCACGGCCGTCTGCAAAATCAAGGAAGAGAAGCTGGAGACCCCGGTGTGTGCTCAGAGCGGGGAGCTCAAGCAACCCGAGGACGACGTCAAGGGACTCAGGAGCAGGTCTTCCAGGGGCAGCACGCTTTTCTACACCAGCGGGGTGGGGAACGGGACCCTGAGCATGGTCCACCCATACGAGCACTCGTCCAGAGACCACTCCAGCCCTGGGGCGTCCAGCCTGCCCACCACTGACAGCCCCACATCCCATCAGAACGAGGAGGAGGACTTTGAAGATGACTCATACGACAACCTCACCAGTGGGAAGATCTACAGTGTCTCGGCTGGTCTCTATGGCA TGCACGAGAAGATGGAGGTGTCCTCCCTGCCTCCGTCCCTGGAGAGCCGTTTCTGTGTGCTGCTCGGAGGGGACAGGGAGGCTTTGCCTGCCGGACTTATCAGCCAGATCGGCTACCGCTGCCACCCAGCACTATACACAGAGGGAGATCCAGGAGAGAGACTGGAGCTGATTGCAG GATCTGGTGTATTTATGACACGTGGGCAGCTGATGAATTGCCACTTGTGCGCCGGGGTCAAGCACAAAGTCCTGCTCCGGCGCCTCCTTGCTGCATTTTTTGACAG GAACACACTGGCAGACAGCTGTGGAACAGGCATCCGCTCTTCCAACTGTGATCCAAATCGCAAACCACTGGATAGCCGCATACTGAACACAGTCAAAC TCTACTGTCAGAACTTTGCCCCCAACTTCAAGGAGAGTGAAATGAACGTGATTGCCGCAGATATGTGCACCAACGCCCGAAGGGTCCGTAAGCGCTGGCTGCCCAAGATCAAGTCCATGCTCCCTGAGGCTATTGAGGCATACCGGGGCTCTGTGGTGCTTGGCCAGGTGGACGGAGTGGCCCAGCCAAGCCCTTCCTTCCCCTTTGAGTCTGACTTCAAACACCTGGCCCAGTCCAACCTGACTCTGGAGCAGCATCTCTATGGAGACTgcagagagacactgagaaatGGTCACTTCCCTGGAGCAGCCATAGAGGATAGAGCCAGCACGGAGACGGGCAAAGCTGCTGACCCGCTGCGAGCACGGCCTGTGGACAGCCCAGAGGACATGCCGGCGAGGCATGTGGAGGGCTCAGAGAGAGCGGGAACTGTTCTCACCCTCAACCCGGCCAGCAAGAGAGCGGAAGGGGACGGAGCATGCAGCAGCCCCAAAAGCCAGCCAGAAGAACACAGCGGAGAGAGACCCCTGGTAGAAGACCAGTGA